The following are encoded together in the Streptomyces tsukubensis genome:
- a CDS encoding glycosyltransferase family 2 protein — translation MSCGRRLPPHAPGRVVDTVRRKRVVVVTAVHAPSAHFLPEAYASLLAQELPDGWDWHWVIQEDGTGDDVAPHVPADSRVTFRQGRPAGPAVARTMALAHADGEYVKVLDADDRLTPGTLSRDLAALQGHPDIGWATSRALDLLPDGSTVGFEGDPGEGPVERGAVLAHWQAHDYRAQVHPATLFARRDLVLALGGWMALPASEDTGLLLALNMVSRGWFSYEAGLLYRKWPGQATSQAAHTEAAERGARMTVVEARARALGEFGWRCPGAGSDLGAS, via the coding sequence ATGTCATGCGGCCGTCGGCTGCCACCGCACGCACCAGGAAGGGTGGTGGATACCGTGCGACGAAAGCGCGTCGTCGTCGTCACCGCCGTCCACGCCCCTTCGGCACACTTCCTGCCGGAGGCCTACGCGTCGCTCCTCGCGCAGGAACTGCCCGATGGGTGGGACTGGCACTGGGTGATCCAGGAGGACGGTACGGGTGACGATGTCGCTCCTCACGTCCCCGCCGACAGCCGGGTGACCTTCCGGCAGGGGCGGCCGGCCGGGCCCGCCGTGGCCAGGACCATGGCCCTGGCCCACGCGGACGGCGAGTACGTCAAGGTCCTCGACGCCGACGACCGGCTGACCCCCGGCACGCTCTCCCGTGACCTCGCCGCCCTCCAAGGGCACCCGGACATCGGATGGGCCACCTCGCGCGCGCTCGACCTGCTCCCCGACGGCTCCACGGTCGGCTTCGAGGGCGACCCCGGCGAGGGGCCCGTCGAACGCGGAGCCGTACTCGCGCACTGGCAGGCACACGACTACCGGGCCCAGGTCCACCCGGCGACGCTCTTCGCGCGCCGCGATCTCGTCCTCGCGCTCGGCGGCTGGATGGCGCTGCCCGCCTCGGAGGACACGGGGCTGCTGCTCGCGCTGAACATGGTCAGCCGGGGCTGGTTCTCGTACGAGGCCGGGCTGCTGTACCGCAAGTGGCCGGGGCAGGCCACGAGCCAGGCCGCACACACGGAGGCGGCCGAGCGCGGCGCGCGCATGACGGTCGTGGAGGCCAGGGCGCGGGCCCTGGGGGAGTTCGGGTGGCGTTGTCCTGGGGCCGGCTCCGACCTCGGCGCCAGCTGA
- the metG gene encoding methionine--tRNA ligase, which translates to MARHLVTSALPYINGIKHLGNMAGSMLPSDVYSRYLRGRGHEVLHICATDEHGTPAELAAKAAGLPVAEFCARAHEAQRAVYDGVELAFDHFGRSSSRQNVEITQHFARRLHAHGFIEERAIRQVYSPADGRFLPDRYVEGTCPHCGYDRARGDQCEDCTRVLDPTDLLEPRSAISGSTELEVRETRHLFLLQSRLQSEVEEWVARQEDRWPQLSSSIARKWLTEGLHDRAITRDLDWGVPVPADTWPELAAEGKVFYVWFDAPIEYIAATKEWADAAGKSEVRDWTSWWYEADETVHYTQFMAKDNVPFHTVMFPATELGVREPWKKVDVVKGFNWLTYYGGKFSTSQQRGIFTDAALETLPADYWRYFLIANAPESDDSSFTWEHFAATVNKDLADTLGNFVNRVLSFSRKRFGDEVPAGSGPGGAEARLGEETAGLLAEYEDHMDNLQFRKAAAALRALWSAGNAYLEEKAPWLEIRTDPEAAALTLRTAMNLIHVYAVISEPLVPATARAIRAAFASREDTATWVTPERARSLDALPAGTTFTVPPVLFTKITAEDLEAYRVRFGGAAEA; encoded by the coding sequence ATGGCTCGACACCTGGTCACCAGCGCGCTTCCCTACATCAACGGGATCAAGCACCTGGGCAACATGGCCGGGTCGATGCTCCCCTCTGACGTGTACTCCAGGTACCTGCGCGGGCGCGGACACGAGGTCCTTCATATCTGCGCCACCGACGAGCACGGCACCCCCGCGGAGCTGGCGGCCAAGGCGGCCGGGCTTCCGGTGGCGGAGTTCTGCGCGCGGGCCCACGAGGCGCAGAGGGCCGTCTACGACGGTGTCGAGCTGGCCTTCGACCACTTCGGCCGGAGTTCGTCGCGGCAGAACGTCGAGATCACCCAGCACTTCGCGCGTCGGCTCCACGCGCACGGCTTCATCGAGGAGCGGGCGATCCGCCAGGTCTACTCACCGGCGGACGGCCGCTTCCTGCCCGACCGGTACGTCGAGGGCACCTGCCCGCACTGCGGCTACGACAGGGCGCGCGGCGACCAGTGCGAGGACTGTACGCGCGTCCTGGACCCGACGGACCTGTTGGAACCGCGCTCAGCGATCAGCGGCTCCACGGAACTGGAGGTCCGCGAGACCCGCCACCTGTTCCTGCTCCAGTCCCGGCTTCAGAGCGAGGTCGAGGAGTGGGTGGCGCGCCAAGAGGACAGGTGGCCGCAGCTGTCGTCGTCGATCGCCCGCAAGTGGCTGACGGAGGGGCTGCACGACCGCGCCATCACACGGGACCTGGACTGGGGTGTCCCGGTGCCGGCCGACACCTGGCCGGAGCTGGCGGCCGAGGGCAAGGTCTTCTACGTGTGGTTCGACGCCCCGATCGAGTACATCGCCGCGACGAAGGAGTGGGCGGACGCGGCGGGGAAGAGCGAGGTCCGGGACTGGACGTCATGGTGGTACGAAGCGGATGAAACGGTCCACTACACGCAGTTCATGGCAAAGGACAATGTCCCTTTCCATACGGTGATGTTCCCGGCCACGGAGCTGGGCGTACGGGAACCGTGGAAGAAGGTCGACGTCGTCAAAGGCTTCAACTGGCTCACCTACTACGGCGGCAAGTTCTCCACCTCCCAGCAGCGGGGCATCTTCACGGACGCCGCCCTGGAGACGCTGCCGGCCGACTACTGGCGCTACTTCCTGATCGCCAACGCCCCCGAGTCGGACGACTCGTCCTTCACGTGGGAGCACTTCGCGGCCACGGTGAACAAGGACTTGGCCGACACGCTCGGCAACTTCGTCAACCGTGTCCTTTCCTTCTCCCGCAAGCGCTTCGGCGACGAGGTCCCGGCGGGGAGCGGGCCGGGCGGGGCGGAAGCGCGTCTGGGCGAGGAGACCGCGGGACTCCTCGCCGAGTACGAGGACCACATGGACAATCTCCAGTTCCGCAAGGCGGCGGCGGCCCTGCGGGCACTGTGGTCGGCGGGCAACGCGTACCTGGAGGAAAAGGCCCCCTGGCTGGAGATCAGGACCGACCCCGAGGCAGCGGCGCTGACCCTGCGCACGGCGATGAACCTGATCCACGTGTACGCGGTCATCTCCGAGCCTCTCGTCCCGGCCACGGCCAGGGCCATCCGCGCCGCCTTCGCCTCGCGGGAGGACACGGCGACGTGGGTGACGCCCGAACGGGCCAGGTCCTTGGACGCGCTCCCGGCGGGCACGACGTTCACGGTGCCGCCGGTGTTGTTCACGAAGATCACAGCGGAGGACCTGGAGGCGTACCGGGTCCGGTTCGGTGGGGCGGCCGAAGCCTGA
- a CDS encoding DUF3291 domain-containing protein — protein MSHLALYTFGVLKSPLTDPAPLTREFHESGGAIYPKISEHPGYLARAEAAEGGRGTLFDLDWGAWGEFAVPTWYDKGRTVETIALAATLSLWTDLRPAFDAIYTGLHREALNRRYDWFERTGHPGYVFWWVSDGEIPTWQDGVSRLEHLHDHGSAPDAFTFHQSFDPEGTPGRVRGIGPKSEQAS, from the coding sequence ATGTCCCATCTCGCGCTGTACACATTCGGCGTCCTCAAGTCACCCCTCACCGACCCCGCACCTCTCACGCGCGAATTTCACGAAAGCGGCGGGGCGATCTACCCGAAGATCAGCGAGCACCCCGGATACCTCGCGCGCGCCGAAGCGGCGGAGGGCGGCCGGGGCACACTCTTCGACCTGGACTGGGGAGCGTGGGGAGAGTTCGCCGTACCGACCTGGTACGACAAGGGCCGTACGGTGGAAACCATCGCCCTGGCCGCGACCCTCTCCCTCTGGACCGACCTGCGCCCGGCCTTCGACGCCATCTACACCGGCCTGCACCGTGAGGCGCTGAACAGGCGCTACGACTGGTTCGAGAGAACAGGACACCCGGGCTACGTGTTCTGGTGGGTCTCCGACGGCGAGATACCCACGTGGCAGGACGGCGTCTCCAGACTGGAACACCTCCACGACCACGGCTCCGCGCCGGACGCCTTCACTTTCCACCAGTCGTTCGACCCGGAGGGAACTCCGGGCAGAGTCAGAGGCATCGGGCCGAAGAGCGAGCAGGCCTCCTGA
- the htpG gene encoding molecular chaperone HtpG, which translates to MSAETFEFQVEARQLLQMMIHSIYSNKDVFLRELISNASDALDKLRLEVLRDEGINEDVSDLHIDIEIDKEQRTLTVRDNGIGMSHDEVVKLIGTIANSGTAKFLKELKEAKDSASSEELIGQFGVGFYASFMVADDVTLLTRRAGESGGTRWHSTGEGTYTVESVDDAPQGTSVVLRLKAEDAEDQLFDYASPWKVREIIKRYSDFITWPIRMAVEKPAAQEPEPGAAEGEESAAEDKAEAEVETVNSMKALWARSKSEVTDEEYSELYKHVSHDWNDPLETIRIQAEGAFEYQALLFIPSHAPQDLFMQGFRRGIQLYVKRVSIMDDCEALMPDYLRFVKGVVDAADLSLNVSREILQQDRQIQLMHRRLVKKVLSTVKDMMSRDADRYATFWKEFGAVLKEGLLSDFENREAILGVSSFASTHDAAAPTTLKEYVERMKEGQQHIFYMTGDSRTAMESSPHMEAFKAKGFEVLLLTDRVDEVWVQSVPEFEGKPLQSIAKGEVDLDTEEEKKEVEAEREQRQADFAGLLSWMTDQLGGEVKEVRLSSRLTSSPACIVSDNSDVTPALENMLRAMGQEVPEVKRILELNPTHPLVSGLRKAHAEQAPSGGDAAKDEAADGTADDAADESGTGLAEAAELLHGMALLADGGELSDPSRFIKLMADRVERTL; encoded by the coding sequence ATGTCGGCCGAGACTTTCGAGTTTCAGGTGGAAGCGCGACAGCTTCTACAGATGATGATTCACTCGATCTACTCGAACAAGGATGTGTTCCTGCGCGAGCTGATCTCCAACGCGTCCGACGCGTTGGACAAGTTGCGCCTCGAAGTACTGCGCGACGAGGGAATCAACGAAGACGTCTCGGATCTCCACATCGATATCGAGATCGACAAGGAGCAGCGGACGCTCACCGTACGCGACAACGGTATCGGCATGTCGCACGACGAGGTGGTGAAGCTCATCGGCACCATCGCCAATTCCGGAACGGCCAAATTCCTGAAGGAACTGAAGGAGGCCAAGGACTCCGCCTCGTCCGAGGAGCTGATCGGCCAGTTCGGAGTCGGCTTCTACGCCAGCTTCATGGTGGCCGACGACGTCACCCTGCTGACCCGCAGGGCGGGCGAGAGCGGCGGCACCCGCTGGCACTCCACCGGCGAGGGCACCTACACCGTGGAGTCCGTGGACGACGCGCCCCAGGGCACCTCGGTCGTCCTGCGCCTGAAGGCCGAGGACGCCGAGGACCAGCTGTTCGACTACGCCTCGCCCTGGAAGGTCAGGGAGATCATCAAGCGGTACTCGGACTTCATCACGTGGCCCATCAGGATGGCCGTCGAGAAGCCGGCCGCCCAGGAGCCGGAGCCCGGGGCCGCGGAAGGCGAGGAGTCGGCGGCAGAGGACAAGGCCGAGGCCGAGGTGGAGACGGTCAACTCCATGAAGGCCCTCTGGGCGCGGTCGAAGAGCGAGGTGACCGACGAGGAGTACAGCGAGCTGTACAAGCACGTCAGCCACGACTGGAACGACCCGCTGGAGACCATCCGTATTCAGGCGGAGGGCGCCTTCGAGTACCAGGCTCTTCTTTTCATTCCCTCGCACGCCCCGCAGGACCTTTTCATGCAGGGGTTCAGGCGCGGTATTCAGCTCTACGTCAAGCGCGTCTCCATCATGGACGACTGCGAAGCGCTGATGCCGGACTACCTGCGCTTCGTCAAGGGTGTCGTCGACGCGGCCGACCTTTCCCTCAACGTATCCAGGGAAATCCTTCAGCAGGACCGCCAGATCCAGTTGATGCACCGCCGTCTCGTCAAGAAGGTGCTGTCGACGGTCAAGGACATGATGTCCCGTGACGCCGACCGTTACGCGACCTTCTGGAAGGAGTTCGGCGCGGTCCTCAAGGAGGGTCTGCTCAGCGACTTCGAAAACCGCGAGGCCATTCTCGGCGTCTCGTCCTTCGCCTCCACCCACGACGCCGCCGCCCCCACGACTCTCAAGGAGTACGTGGAGCGGATGAAGGAGGGGCAGCAGCACATCTTCTACATGACCGGCGACTCCCGTACGGCGATGGAGAGCTCGCCGCACATGGAGGCCTTCAAGGCCAAGGGGTTCGAGGTCCTGCTCCTCACCGACCGGGTCGACGAGGTCTGGGTGCAGTCCGTGCCCGAGTTCGAAGGCAAGCCCCTCCAGTCGATCGCCAAGGGCGAGGTCGACCTCGACACCGAGGAGGAGAAGAAGGAGGTCGAGGCCGAACGCGAGCAGCGGCAGGCCGACTTCGCGGGTCTCCTCAGCTGGATGACGGATCAGCTCGGCGGCGAGGTGAAGGAGGTACGGCTCTCCTCCAGGCTGACCTCCTCGCCCGCCTGCATCGTCTCGGACAACAGCGATGTGACCCCGGCGCTGGAGAACATGCTCCGCGCCATGGGCCAGGAGGTGCCCGAGGTCAAGCGCATCCTCGAACTCAACCCGACCCACCCGCTGGTCAGCGGCTTGCGGAAGGCCCACGCCGAGCAGGCGCCTTCCGGCGGGGACGCGGCGAAGGACGAGGCCGCGGACGGGACCGCGGACGATGCCGCGGACGAGTCCGGCACCGGATTGGCCGAGGCCGCCGAGCTGCTGCACGGCATGGCGCTGCTCGCCGACGGCGGTGAGCTGAGCGACCCGTCCCGCTTCATCAAGCTGATGGCGGACCGCGTCGAGCGCACGCTCTAG
- a CDS encoding FkbM family methyltransferase encodes MRDTASEALVTLGRRYVRYAPGLLGKETLAARHLNAHLREQPRRRVSKARSGARFAVDTQDLIQRYLYLFGEWEPHLTHWLRNRLRPGDTFVDVGANIGYFSVLAARLVGPSGRVVAVEASPEFHRRLLQHARLNGCDNIRAVNTAVADSRRTLTFVLASSRNMGANSIVPYEGPAESTFEAEALPLADVLRPEEIADARVIKIDVEGAEGSAMRGLLPVLDRLRPDAEITVEVTPQRMALLGDRVEELLDEMRARGFHMYRLANDYTPESYVAARRQPPRAPVRWHGPVVDESDLVFSRIDADVLA; translated from the coding sequence ATGAGGGACACGGCTTCCGAGGCTCTGGTCACCCTCGGCCGACGGTATGTGCGGTACGCGCCCGGCCTGCTCGGCAAGGAGACGCTCGCCGCCCGCCACCTCAACGCCCACCTGCGCGAACAACCCCGCCGCCGGGTGTCAAAGGCCCGATCGGGCGCCCGGTTCGCCGTGGACACCCAGGACCTGATCCAGCGCTACCTGTACCTGTTCGGGGAGTGGGAACCGCACCTGACCCACTGGCTGAGGAACCGGCTCCGCCCCGGAGACACCTTCGTCGACGTCGGCGCCAACATCGGCTACTTCAGTGTGCTGGCCGCCCGCCTCGTCGGCCCCTCGGGCCGGGTGGTGGCGGTCGAGGCGTCCCCCGAGTTCCACCGGAGGCTGCTCCAGCACGCACGGCTCAACGGCTGCGACAACATCCGCGCGGTCAACACAGCGGTCGCCGACAGCAGAAGAACCCTCACCTTCGTTCTCGCCAGTTCGCGGAACATGGGGGCGAACAGCATCGTCCCCTACGAGGGCCCCGCCGAGTCCACCTTCGAGGCCGAGGCCCTTCCCTTGGCGGACGTCCTCAGGCCCGAGGAGATCGCCGACGCTCGGGTGATCAAGATCGACGTGGAGGGCGCGGAGGGCAGCGCGATGCGGGGCCTGCTCCCCGTACTTGACCGGCTCCGTCCCGACGCCGAGATCACCGTGGAGGTCACCCCTCAGCGGATGGCGCTGCTCGGCGACCGTGTCGAGGAGTTGCTCGACGAGATGAGGGCACGCGGCTTCCACATGTACCGGCTGGCGAACGACTACACCCCCGAGAGCTACGTCGCCGCACGGAGACAGCCTCCGAGGGCCCCCGTCCGCTGGCACGGCCCGGTCGTCGACGAGAGCGATCTGGTCTTCTCCCGCATCGACGCGGACGTGCTGGCCTGA
- a CDS encoding nSTAND1 domain-containing NTPase: METLSSDSGARTALAERLALLYKEAGNPPLKSVSDAVVRLQRVDERGRPVRVSAQRISDWRRAKNVPAQFVALAAVLHVLVPQARRAQPVPVSPGLYDLVQWQRLWELAVADPAYAPSGTSADSAGAADSATSSAATASAAEGETGGAAGAKRAAGDAPSVPGAVCPYRGLASYRPQDARWFFGRRRSTDALLDQLRAAATTGGLIMLVGTSGAGKSSLLNAGLVPVLRDGALREGSGRAGEVLPLVPGADPLTELTRRIPDLAELIRRAPDPAAAAEPDSSQFTREARAAVAAWVARQAPSDARPVVIVDQFEETFTLCSDEARRRTFIQLLHAACTPAEDGSPAPVLVVLGIRADFFEECLGYPELSDALQHRHMVLGPLTTAELREAVTSPAKAVGLELEPGLAELIVREVSSDGPRGTHAGVLPLLSHALFATWQRRKAGRLTLAGYAAAGGIQGAVAATAERAWSDLGPTARTAARLLLLRLVRLGEDTQATRRRETRRQLARESTDPEMTEESLEALAHARLVTLDADTVEITHEALLHAWPRLRGWIDEDRNGNLLRQRLEEDGRAWESSGRDSSLLYRGSRLEQAREWARSTGGTDGAPDGGGGGGNGDGGGGGGVGGDGGGNGARGGGSGGSDSGGDGGSGSGSGSGDSTGISDTSLTRSAAGFLAASVRLRKRTVWISRSAVAALVVLAILAVGSAVIAWQQRDDAVFQQVVAEADRVQFTDPSLSAQLDLVAHQLRPDDESTDNRLISIVNAPLATPLLGHTGAVYLTTFSPDGRTLATASYDRTIRLWDVRDPTRPKPLGKPLTGHKGWVSSAVFSPDGHTLASTSDDSTIRLWDVRDPGHARPLGGPLPGGGGTAYLLAFSPDGHTLASANEDHTVRLWNMRAHGGPRQIGKLTGHTAAVRSVAFSPDGERLAAGGDDGTIRLWNMADVRHPEPVGPVLTGHKDTVHSVAFSPNGRTLASGGADDTIRLWNVTDPRHATRLGSPLAGHTGPIWSVAFSPDGTKLAAGSADSTASLWNVSNPAYPSQVGEALSGSSGEMYAVGFSPDGRTLATGTGDNKVRLWSIPTSDMIGRIGAFRPDGQVLATAARDEKIRFWNVRDPDRPEALGKPVMPDRNEGEVRSLAYSPNGHVLAALTGNHSVRLWNVRDPARPVPYGPPVPLRTRFAGPAVLAFSPDGRTLATALDDHTIRLWDVSDASHLRPLGKPLTGQKGWVNAFVFSPDSRTLASGSADGTVQLWNVRDPRRAARLGKPLKGHLGPVNTLAYSPDGCTLASGSDDGTVRLWNVTSRRRATGLGATLTGHTEAVVSLTYSRDGHTLASGGNDDTVRLWNVTRPTGATPIGQSMSPNAKTGNFLSFSPLSHMLGVSSGADTVRLWNLDPDQAVRRICSVTRGVLTREKWDEYLPRLSYEPPCDK, translated from the coding sequence GTGGAGACCTTGAGTTCCGACTCAGGGGCACGCACAGCCTTGGCGGAACGTCTCGCACTGCTGTACAAGGAGGCCGGCAACCCTCCCCTCAAGAGCGTGTCCGACGCGGTCGTACGGCTTCAGCGGGTCGATGAGCGAGGGCGCCCCGTACGGGTGTCCGCGCAGCGGATCAGCGACTGGCGGCGGGCCAAGAACGTGCCCGCCCAGTTCGTCGCTCTCGCCGCTGTGCTGCACGTACTCGTCCCCCAGGCGCGGCGCGCGCAGCCCGTGCCCGTCTCCCCCGGCCTCTACGACCTGGTCCAGTGGCAGCGCCTCTGGGAACTCGCGGTGGCCGACCCGGCGTACGCCCCCTCCGGGACCTCGGCGGACTCGGCGGGTGCGGCGGACTCGGCGACGTCCTCGGCGGCCACGGCGTCCGCCGCCGAGGGCGAGACGGGAGGGGCCGCCGGTGCGAAACGGGCGGCGGGCGATGCCCCCTCCGTCCCCGGAGCCGTCTGCCCCTACCGAGGGCTCGCCTCCTACCGGCCGCAGGACGCGCGGTGGTTCTTCGGGCGGCGGCGCAGTACGGACGCCCTCCTCGACCAGCTCAGGGCGGCGGCGACCACGGGCGGGCTGATCATGCTCGTCGGCACCTCGGGGGCGGGGAAGTCCTCCCTCCTCAACGCCGGTCTCGTACCTGTCCTGCGCGACGGAGCCCTGCGGGAGGGGAGCGGCCGGGCGGGCGAGGTACTCCCACTCGTGCCCGGGGCCGATCCGCTCACGGAGCTGACCCGCCGGATACCCGACCTCGCGGAGCTGATCCGGCGGGCCCCCGATCCCGCCGCCGCGGCAGAGCCGGATTCAAGCCAATTCACGCGCGAGGCCAGAGCGGCCGTCGCGGCCTGGGTGGCGCGGCAGGCCCCCTCCGACGCCCGCCCTGTCGTCATCGTCGACCAGTTCGAGGAGACCTTCACCCTCTGCTCCGACGAGGCGAGGCGGCGCACCTTCATCCAGCTCCTCCACGCCGCCTGCACACCGGCGGAGGACGGCTCGCCCGCCCCCGTCCTCGTAGTCCTCGGCATACGCGCCGACTTCTTCGAGGAATGCCTGGGTTATCCGGAACTGTCCGACGCTCTGCAACACCGTCACATGGTGCTCGGGCCACTGACCACCGCCGAGTTGCGCGAGGCCGTGACAAGCCCGGCCAAGGCCGTCGGTCTCGAACTGGAACCGGGGCTCGCTGAGCTGATCGTCAGGGAGGTGAGCAGCGACGGACCGCGCGGGACGCACGCGGGGGTGCTGCCCCTCCTCTCGCACGCCCTGTTCGCGACCTGGCAGCGGCGGAAGGCCGGGCGGCTGACGCTGGCCGGGTACGCGGCGGCCGGCGGAATCCAGGGCGCGGTGGCCGCGACCGCGGAACGTGCCTGGTCCGACCTCGGCCCGACCGCGCGCACGGCGGCGAGGCTGCTCCTTCTCCGGCTGGTCAGACTGGGTGAGGACACTCAGGCGACCCGCAGGCGGGAGACGCGGCGCCAGCTCGCGAGGGAGTCGACCGACCCGGAGATGACGGAGGAGTCACTCGAAGCGCTGGCCCACGCCCGCCTGGTGACTCTCGACGCGGACACCGTGGAGATCACCCACGAGGCGCTGCTCCACGCCTGGCCACGGCTGCGCGGCTGGATCGACGAGGACAGGAACGGCAATCTGCTGCGCCAGCGGCTGGAGGAGGACGGCAGGGCCTGGGAGAGTTCGGGCCGCGACTCGTCCCTGCTCTACCGGGGCTCCAGACTTGAGCAGGCCCGCGAATGGGCGCGATCGACCGGCGGAACCGACGGCGCCCCTGACGGCGGTGGCGGAGGCGGCAACGGTGACGGTGGCGGAGGCGGAGGCGTCGGCGGTGACGGAGGCGGCAACGGTGCCAGAGGCGGCGGCAGCGGCGGTAGTGACAGCGGCGGAGACGGCGGCAGCGGCAGCGGCAGCGGCAGCGGCGACTCCACCGGCATCAGTGACACGTCCCTGACCCGCAGCGCCGCCGGATTCCTGGCCGCCTCCGTCAGGCTGCGCAAGCGCACCGTCTGGATCAGCCGTTCCGCGGTGGCCGCCCTTGTCGTGCTGGCGATCCTTGCCGTCGGTTCCGCGGTGATCGCCTGGCAGCAGCGGGACGACGCCGTGTTCCAGCAGGTGGTCGCCGAGGCCGACCGCGTGCAGTTCACCGATCCCTCGCTCTCCGCCCAGCTCGACCTGGTGGCCCACCAACTGCGGCCGGACGACGAGTCCACCGACAACCGGCTGATCTCGATCGTCAACGCCCCGCTGGCCACGCCGCTCCTCGGCCACACAGGGGCGGTCTACCTCACCACGTTCAGCCCGGACGGGCGGACCCTCGCCACCGCCAGCTACGACAGGACCATCCGCCTCTGGGACGTACGGGACCCGACCCGCCCCAAGCCGCTGGGCAAGCCGCTGACCGGCCACAAGGGCTGGGTGAGCAGCGCGGTCTTCAGCCCGGACGGCCATACGCTGGCCAGCACTTCCGACGACTCCACGATCCGCCTGTGGGACGTACGCGACCCCGGCCATGCCCGGCCGCTCGGTGGGCCACTGCCCGGCGGTGGCGGTACGGCGTACCTGCTGGCGTTCAGCCCGGACGGGCACACGCTGGCCTCCGCCAATGAGGATCACACCGTACGGCTGTGGAACATGCGGGCCCATGGCGGGCCGCGGCAGATCGGCAAGCTGACCGGCCACACCGCGGCCGTGCGCTCCGTGGCGTTCAGCCCCGACGGCGAGCGGCTGGCCGCGGGCGGCGACGACGGCACGATCCGGCTGTGGAACATGGCCGATGTGCGTCACCCGGAGCCGGTCGGCCCGGTACTGACAGGGCACAAGGACACCGTCCACTCCGTCGCCTTCAGCCCCAATGGCCGGACACTGGCCAGCGGCGGCGCGGACGACACCATACGGCTGTGGAACGTGACCGACCCGCGCCACGCCACCAGGCTCGGCTCGCCCCTCGCCGGCCACACGGGCCCCATCTGGTCCGTGGCTTTCAGCCCTGACGGGACCAAGCTCGCCGCCGGCAGCGCCGACTCCACGGCGAGCCTGTGGAACGTCAGCAATCCGGCCTACCCGTCGCAGGTCGGCGAGGCCCTCTCGGGCAGCAGCGGCGAGATGTACGCCGTGGGGTTCAGCCCCGACGGCCGGACCCTCGCCACCGGTACCGGCGACAACAAAGTCCGTCTGTGGTCGATACCGACGTCGGACATGATAGGGCGAATTGGGGCCTTTCGACCGGACGGGCAGGTGCTCGCCACGGCCGCGCGCGACGAGAAGATCCGCTTCTGGAACGTGCGGGACCCCGACCGGCCCGAGGCGCTCGGCAAACCGGTCATGCCCGACAGGAACGAGGGCGAGGTGCGTTCGCTGGCGTACTCCCCCAACGGCCATGTGCTCGCGGCGCTCACGGGGAACCACTCCGTGCGGCTCTGGAACGTGCGCGATCCGGCCCGGCCCGTCCCCTACGGCCCGCCCGTCCCACTGCGGACACGGTTCGCGGGACCCGCCGTGCTGGCGTTCAGCCCGGACGGCCGGACGCTCGCGACCGCCCTGGACGACCACACCATCCGGCTGTGGGACGTCAGCGACGCCTCGCACCTGCGCCCCCTCGGCAAGCCGCTCACCGGCCAGAAGGGCTGGGTCAACGCCTTCGTCTTCAGCCCGGACAGCCGGACTCTCGCCAGCGGCAGCGCCGACGGGACCGTACAGCTCTGGAACGTGCGCGATCCGCGTCGGGCCGCCAGACTCGGAAAGCCGCTCAAGGGGCATTTGGGTCCGGTCAACACGTTGGCCTACAGCCCCGACGGCTGCACCCTGGCCAGCGGCAGCGACGACGGCACGGTCAGGCTCTGGAACGTCACCAGCCGCCGCAGGGCGACCGGGCTCGGCGCCACCCTCACCGGCCATACGGAGGCGGTGGTCTCCCTGACGTACAGCAGGGACGGACACACGCTGGCGAGCGGCGGCAACGACGACACGGTCAGACTGTGGAACGTCACCCGCCCAACGGGGGCCACCCCCATCGGCCAGTCGATGAGCCCGAACGCGAAGACCGGCAACTTCCTGTCGTTCAGCCCGCTCAGCCACATGCTGGGGGTGTCGAGCGGCGCCGACACCGTACGGCTGTGGAACCTGGACCCGGACCAGGCGGTCCGCCGCATCTGCTCGGTCACCCGGGGCGTACTGACACGGGAGAAATGGGACGAATACCTGCCCCGGCTCTCGTACGAGCCTCCTTGCGACAAGTGA